A single genomic interval of Lacrimispora sphenoides JCM 1415 harbors:
- a CDS encoding glycine-rich SFCGS family protein produces the protein MEQIVVVIGDRLGKGQNVAKGVESAGGRAVVIPGVGADMRLGDVMKKENADIGISFCGSGGAGAITAQSKYGYPAEHGMRSVDEGITALRNGKRVLGFGFMDIEELGRRLTEEMAKIKG, from the coding sequence ATGGAACAAATTGTAGTAGTTATCGGAGACCGCTTGGGCAAGGGACAGAACGTGGCAAAGGGTGTTGAATCGGCGGGTGGCCGCGCAGTGGTTATTCCCGGTGTGGGCGCTGACATGAGGCTTGGCGATGTAATGAAAAAGGAAAACGCGGATATCGGCATATCCTTCTGCGGAAGCGGAGGCGCCGGAGCGATCACAGCCCAATCCAAATACGGATATCCGGCGGAGCACGGAATGCGTTCGGTTGACGAGGGCATAACGGCCCTTCGGAACGGAAAACGTGTTTTAGGCTTTGGATTCATGGACATCGAGGAACTGGGACGCAGGCTGACAGAAGAAATGGCAAAAATAAAGGGGTAG
- a CDS encoding BglG family transcription antiterminator: protein MKQQREHALAELSQQQKINIHLSQETRVRHILLQLLFRDGYITAGGLAEELNVSRGTILSDMDYVNVFLEGSGLFFKRQVRLGYRLDGSEIALRSLAEKLLRDSMSVYDIYKMIDRIKDGISKETPPLQLSGVSAGDYKVVEEVMIRAYRDHGSVLLEDNIVIMATRLLVSLSRVRIKKYIGDSMQEALKDENGLSLYWCEVYEKNNLPTLQDEFDYVQGRYQKTQMQVDVAGLSVDLIQKVSIMENFPYYEDNTLYSRLLNHLRHDLSHMFSTEKNDTDRNPFHDLIIKNHYHLYKSIRTVCRHHIDDAYLFPNESFISYLALHFLVAQKNLGVGRKMRVVFVCATGRGAAKLIERMLEAEIRRLEVVKHCSLSEVTEVVEHSKPDFIISIFPIEATVPVVVVEPLPTKADIESIRKLIGDRTEDNEILNSSQPVTLSMDSNKQEEVSQEVILAGLKIYAVLQEHPVYAVKQGLELAFLAHVMLLANRYVFDKQFTAKSKEERPLDCLIKNRLSEVGIFLTLDEIQALTYYFKEQGEII from the coding sequence ATGAAACAACAGAGAGAACATGCCCTTGCCGAGCTTTCACAGCAGCAGAAAATAAACATCCATCTTAGCCAGGAAACCCGGGTCAGGCATATTTTGCTGCAGCTTCTGTTCCGCGATGGTTATATTACAGCAGGCGGACTTGCAGAAGAGCTTAATGTAAGCCGCGGCACAATCTTAAGCGACATGGACTATGTGAATGTTTTTCTTGAGGGCAGCGGACTGTTTTTTAAAAGGCAGGTGCGTCTCGGCTATCGCTTAGACGGCTCGGAAATCGCCCTGCGTTCTCTGGCTGAGAAGCTTTTGCGCGACAGTATGTCAGTTTATGATATCTACAAAATGATTGACAGGATAAAGGACGGTATCTCAAAGGAAACGCCGCCCTTACAGTTAAGCGGAGTCTCTGCCGGAGATTATAAAGTGGTTGAGGAAGTGATGATCCGTGCATACCGCGACCATGGTTCGGTGCTTCTGGAGGATAATATCGTAATCATGGCAACCCGCCTGCTGGTCAGCCTGTCCAGAGTCCGCATAAAGAAATACATTGGGGATTCCATGCAGGAGGCGTTAAAGGATGAAAATGGACTTTCTCTTTATTGGTGCGAGGTTTATGAAAAAAACAATCTTCCCACATTGCAGGATGAATTCGATTATGTACAGGGACGATACCAGAAGACACAAATGCAGGTAGATGTTGCGGGGTTAAGCGTAGACCTGATACAGAAGGTCAGCATCATGGAGAACTTTCCGTATTATGAAGACAATACGCTGTATTCAAGACTTTTAAACCATCTGCGCCATGACCTTTCCCACATGTTTTCAACCGAAAAAAATGATACCGACCGAAACCCCTTCCATGACCTGATTATCAAAAACCACTACCATCTCTATAAGAGCATAAGGACCGTATGCAGGCATCACATTGATGATGCGTATCTGTTTCCCAATGAATCTTTTATATCCTATCTTGCGCTGCATTTTCTGGTGGCACAAAAGAATTTGGGTGTCGGGCGGAAAATGAGGGTCGTATTCGTATGTGCTACAGGACGGGGAGCGGCAAAGCTTATAGAGAGAATGCTGGAAGCCGAGATCCGGCGCCTGGAAGTCGTAAAGCACTGCTCTCTTTCAGAGGTAACCGAAGTGGTGGAGCACTCGAAGCCTGACTTTATCATAAGCATATTTCCCATTGAAGCAACGGTGCCTGTGGTAGTTGTGGAACCCCTTCCCACAAAGGCGGATATTGAGTCCATCCGTAAGCTTATTGGCGACCGGACGGAAGATAACGAGATTCTCAACAGCAGCCAGCCCGTTACCCTGAGCATGGACAGCAACAAGCAGGAGGAGGTTTCCCAGGAAGTCATTCTGGCAGGCTTAAAAATATATGCTGTACTTCAGGAACATCCCGTTTACGCAGTAAAGCAAGGTCTGGAACTCGCTTTTCTTGCACATGTCATGCTGCTTGCCAACCGCTATGTATTCGACAAGCAGTTTACCGCCAAATCCAAAGAGGAACGGCCTTTGGACTGCCTCATAAAAAACAGGCTGTCTGAAGTTGGCATTTTCTTAACCCTTGATGAAATTCAGGCGCTTACTTATTACTTTAAGGAACAAGGAGAGATCATATGA
- a CDS encoding amidohydrolase/deacetylase family metallohydrolase, with translation MTNTMIIKHAEVIDPSAGKIQKRDLCILDGRFAGMPDRIGDIPVFDATGCYAAPGFVDSHVHVFENHAPISIPADQIGIRQGVHTVVDAGSTGVRDFDFFEKEIINRNSTDIRFFLNIARSGLCGGLSELADMDDLMTPEELSGFQKQHGSHIVGIKVRMSGSVVKENGIQPLVYARELSDKSGLPLMVHIGNQPPKLHEVLDLLRQGDIVTHCFHGKAGGIPDYPREFVSAASRGVRFDVGHGSASFSSDTVPRAMGIYPVDFSISTDLYSRNFKSPVGSLMDTMTKFLPYGFTVEDLVRRVTDLPRKFLGLSPAAIKLGEPADLTIFRINQGIKELVDSEGKAISVTRYFEPVAAIMKGKKVWSNEF, from the coding sequence ATGACAAACACCATGATTATCAAACATGCAGAGGTAATCGATCCTTCAGCTGGCAAAATCCAAAAGAGGGATTTATGCATCTTAGACGGACGCTTTGCCGGGATGCCGGACAGGATCGGGGATATTCCGGTATTTGATGCCACCGGCTGCTATGCTGCGCCAGGTTTTGTAGACAGCCACGTCCATGTTTTTGAAAACCATGCCCCTATTTCCATTCCAGCAGATCAAATCGGCATACGTCAAGGCGTGCACACGGTCGTTGACGCAGGAAGCACCGGCGTAAGGGATTTCGACTTTTTTGAAAAGGAAATCATAAACAGAAACAGCACTGATATCCGATTCTTTTTAAACATCGCCCGCAGCGGTCTTTGCGGCGGACTAAGCGAGCTTGCTGACATGGATGATTTAATGACACCGGAGGAGCTTTCGGGCTTTCAGAAACAGCATGGAAGTCACATTGTAGGGATTAAGGTCCGGATGAGCGGTTCCGTGGTAAAGGAAAATGGAATCCAGCCCCTCGTCTATGCCCGTGAGCTTTCCGACAAATCGGGACTTCCGCTTATGGTACATATAGGTAACCAGCCGCCAAAACTTCATGAAGTTCTTGATTTGCTCCGCCAGGGGGACATCGTAACCCACTGCTTCCATGGTAAGGCAGGCGGCATACCGGATTACCCCAGAGAATTTGTTTCAGCCGCAAGCAGGGGAGTAAGGTTTGACGTAGGACACGGCTCGGCAAGCTTCTCTTCCGATACGGTTCCACGGGCCATGGGCATCTACCCGGTTGATTTTTCAATATCAACAGATTTATACAGCAGAAATTTTAAAAGCCCGGTCGGCAGCCTTATGGACACAATGACAAAATTCCTGCCCTATGGCTTTACCGTAGAGGATCTGGTACGCCGGGTAACAGATTTGCCCCGCAAATTCTTAGGGCTCTCTCCCGCCGCCATCAAGTTGGGAGAACCTGCAGACCTGACAATTTTCAGAATAAATCAGGGGATTAAGGAACTCGTGGACTCCGAAGGCAAGGCAATAAGCGTAACCCGGTATTTTGAACCGGTTGCCGCAATTATGAAGGGAAAGAAGGTGTGGAGCAATGAGTTCTGA
- a CDS encoding DUF4310 family protein — MSETNKNADCKKGLFGFENFWYADWSFPIFVGLLAAAIFAGTHMYVTYGVGAFNDVSVVAMLKAGLEDSTALGAAAAFGASFLFARVLEGSLVGILDIGGALQTGIGIGVPAIMLASGITAPLNSFPLSLIIGGILGVIVGTVVVLIKKLTVGRANSTFGADVMMGAGNASGRFLGPLLVISACSASVPIGIGSIIGAGVLYALKKPIAGGAIIGAMIMGIFFPLPPA, encoded by the coding sequence ATGTCTGAAACAAACAAGAACGCAGATTGTAAAAAAGGACTTTTTGGCTTTGAAAACTTCTGGTATGCTGACTGGTCATTTCCGATCTTTGTAGGTCTTCTTGCAGCAGCTATCTTTGCCGGAACACATATGTACGTGACCTATGGCGTAGGCGCATTTAACGATGTATCAGTTGTTGCTATGCTGAAAGCAGGACTGGAGGACAGCACTGCCCTGGGCGCGGCTGCGGCTTTTGGAGCAAGCTTTTTATTCGCACGGGTGCTGGAAGGTTCGCTGGTTGGCATCCTTGATATCGGCGGAGCCTTACAGACCGGTATTGGTATCGGTGTTCCGGCCATTATGCTGGCATCGGGCATAACTGCTCCGTTAAACAGCTTCCCGCTCTCACTGATCATCGGCGGGATTTTGGGTGTTATTGTAGGCACAGTAGTCGTACTTATTAAAAAGCTTACGGTTGGCCGGGCGAATTCTACCTTTGGCGCAGATGTAATGATGGGCGCCGGTAATGCATCGGGACGTTTCCTTGGACCTTTGCTTGTTATCTCTGCATGCAGTGCATCAGTCCCCATCGGCATCGGTTCCATCATAGGCGCCGGAGTTCTTTACGCCCTTAAAAAACCTATCGCCGGCGGCGCGATTATCGGTGCCATGATTATGGGTATCTTCTTCCCGCTGCCACCGGCTTAA
- a CDS encoding magnesium transporter CorA family protein, whose protein sequence is MIQIYKTEDGLIQQKDELSPGSWIALTNPTATEILEIANTCKIDPDDLRAPLDEEERSRIQTEDHYTLILVDVPTIEERGGKDWYVTIPMGIITTDDAIITVCLEDTTVLNAFMDGRVRDFHTYMKTRFILQILYKNASLYLQYLRIIDKKSGEVEEKLHKSTKNRELIELLELEKSLVYFTTSLRSNEMVLEKLMRNEKIKKYPEDTELLEDVIVENKQAIEMANIYSGILSGTMDAFASVISNNLNIVMKFLATITIVMSIPTMVASFYGMNVNSLGMPFADNPHGFIIVLGLTLALTLIVAWIFSKKDLF, encoded by the coding sequence ATGATTCAGATTTATAAAACAGAAGACGGCCTGATTCAGCAAAAGGATGAGCTTTCTCCCGGTTCCTGGATCGCCCTTACAAATCCTACTGCCACAGAGATCCTGGAAATCGCCAACACCTGTAAAATCGATCCCGATGACTTAAGGGCTCCTCTTGATGAGGAAGAACGTTCCCGTATCCAGACGGAGGATCATTACACGCTTATCCTGGTAGACGTTCCCACCATAGAGGAACGCGGCGGCAAGGACTGGTATGTTACCATACCAATGGGTATCATAACGACTGATGATGCTATCATTACAGTCTGTCTGGAAGACACCACAGTTCTTAATGCATTTATGGACGGCAGGGTAAGGGATTTCCACACTTATATGAAAACCCGGTTTATCCTGCAGATTCTTTATAAGAATGCATCTTTGTATCTGCAATATTTAAGGATTATTGACAAAAAGAGCGGGGAGGTGGAAGAGAAGCTTCATAAATCCACTAAGAACCGGGAACTTATCGAGCTTCTGGAGCTGGAAAAGAGCCTTGTTTACTTTACCACATCATTACGCTCCAATGAGATGGTGCTTGAAAAACTGATGAGAAATGAAAAAATCAAGAAGTACCCTGAGGATACGGAGCTTTTGGAGGATGTCATTGTAGAGAACAAGCAGGCGATCGAGATGGCAAACATCTACAGCGGGATTTTAAGCGGGACCATGGATGCATTTGCTTCCGTTATATCCAATAACCTAAATATTGTAATGAAGTTTCTGGCAACCATCACCATTGTTATGTCCATACCAACTATGGTGGCAAGCTTTTACGGGATGAATGTTAATTCCCTTGGCATGCCTTTTGCGGATAATCCTCATGGCTTTATCATCGTTTTAGGTCTGACGCTGGCCCTGACGCTGATTGTAGCGTGGATTTTTTCTAAAAAGGATCTGTTTTAG
- a CDS encoding DUF4311 domain-containing protein, protein MLMIILFKSLIIGGLAGIGIGAGAARMFHAPSVQGMGAFRTLGELNACEGDPISHFSFGLGFFFNSWASVVGAGALTQDIDHRIIPNWAAAALMIKNKNVEETLHDPRKMALAGGVIGAVIVAFLNTTAVAVPASVQTIAVAVLVPAANLLINPVMPVIFWLAALDAGRRSGIWGTVLGGLAQVIMGNAVPGVVLGILIGKGVDDSGWNKVTKALLAAVFILFALSAFFRGVDLKLITQMNLEVPGWLTNLHGVFGMTK, encoded by the coding sequence ATGTTAATGATAATACTTTTCAAATCACTTATCATCGGTGGTTTGGCTGGAATCGGTATAGGTGCCGGTGCCGCGCGTATGTTCCATGCACCGTCCGTGCAGGGTATGGGAGCGTTCCGTACTCTGGGAGAACTAAATGCCTGCGAAGGCGACCCTATCTCCCACTTTTCGTTTGGTTTGGGATTTTTCTTCAATTCATGGGCATCCGTCGTGGGCGCAGGTGCTCTTACCCAGGACATTGATCACCGCATTATACCGAACTGGGCAGCTGCAGCCCTGATGATTAAAAACAAAAATGTGGAGGAAACCCTTCACGATCCTCGTAAGATGGCACTGGCAGGCGGAGTCATAGGCGCGGTGATCGTTGCATTTTTAAATACCACAGCCGTTGCAGTACCGGCCTCAGTTCAGACCATAGCGGTTGCGGTTTTAGTACCTGCTGCCAACCTGCTTATAAACCCTGTCATGCCGGTAATTTTCTGGCTGGCAGCTTTGGATGCGGGCAGGCGTTCTGGTATCTGGGGTACTGTCCTTGGCGGACTTGCACAGGTCATCATGGGCAACGCAGTTCCGGGTGTAGTACTAGGTATTCTTATAGGCAAGGGAGTGGATGACAGCGGATGGAACAAGGTGACAAAGGCTTTGCTTGCAGCAGTCTTTATTCTGTTTGCACTTAGCGCATTCTTCCGCGGCGTGGATTTGAAGCTCATTACGCAGATGAATCTTGAAGTCCCCGGCTGGCTGACAAACTTACACGGCGTATTTGGAATGACGAAATAG
- a CDS encoding 2-hydroxyacyl-CoA dehydratase produces MITYHTLGIDIGSTTVKIAVLNEDHEILFADYERHFANIQETLAGLLKKAFDKLGPMEIRPAITGSGGLTLSKHLKVPFVQEVVSVATSLKDYAPQTDVAIELGGEDAKIIYFTGGIDQRMNGICAGGTGSFIDQMAALLQTDASGLNEYAANYKAIYPIAARCGVFAKTDIQPLINEGATREDLAASIFQAVVNQTISGLACGKPIRGHVAFLGGPLHFLPELQKAFVRTLHLSGDEIIAPEHSHLFAAIGAAMNAEETQEGNISLEELIERLSSGIRMEFEVKRMEPLFADQADFDAFIDRHNSHCVKTGDLSTYHGKCFLGIDAGSTTTKVALVGEDGTLLYKFYSSNNGSPLATAIRAMSEIKEQLPKDSQIVWSCSTGYGEALLKSAFLLDEGEVETISHYYAAAFFEPKVDCILDIGGQDMKCIRIKNGTVDSVQLNEACSSGCGSFIETFANSLNYQVENFAQEAIFAKNPTDLGTRCTVFMNSNVKQAQKEGAEVSDISAGLAYSVIKNALFKVIKITNASDLGQHVVVQGGTFYNNAVLRSFEKIAGCEAIRPDIAGIMGAFGAALIARERYEESKTTTMLSLDKILGLHYETSMARCKGCTNNCVLTVNRFDGGRQFITGNRCERGLGKEKAKREIPNLFDYKNRRMFDYEPLSPDLAERGTIGIPRVLNMYENYPFWAVFFKELKFRTVLSPQSTRKIYELGIESIPSESECYPAKIAHGHIEWLIKQGIKTIFYPCIPYERNETPDAGNHFNCPIVTSYAENIKNNVEGIKSENIRFLNPFMAFTNEEILTGRLTEVFAKEFQIPASEVAAAAGKGWAELMASRSDMEKKGEETLKWLEDNDRHGIVLAGRPYHVDPEINHGIPELITSYGFAVLTEDSISHLAEIERPLVVTDQWMYHTRLYQAAALVKKESRLDLIQLNSFGCGLDAVTTDQVNDILTGSGKIYTVLKIDEVNNLGAARIRIRSLIAALRVRDKRHYEQKVVSSAYHRIMFTKEMKKDYTILCPQMSPLHFDLIEPAIRSFGYRVEVLQNDNRSAIDTGLKYVNNDACYPSLIVVGQIMDALLSGKYDLDRTAVFMSQTGGGCRASNYIGFIRRALEKADMGHIPVISVNANNMESNPGFTITLPMLTKAMQAVVYGDVFMRVLYATRPYEKVPGSANSLHDKWKEVCIESLSRKSPDMMTFSRNIKGIIRDFDNLPRTAVQKPKVGIVGEILVKFSPLANNHIVELLESEGAEAVMPDLMDFLLYCFYNNNFKAQKLGGKKTTAALSNMGISLLEYFRRTAKKELLKSKHFTAPAHIGNLADMAKEFVSIGNQTGEGWFLTGEMLELIHSGTNNIVCTQPFGCLPNHIVGKGVIKELRKAYPDSNIIAVDYDPGASEVNQLNRIKLMLSTAQKNMRRGENPSETI; encoded by the coding sequence ATGATTACATATCACACATTAGGAATCGATATCGGTTCAACAACGGTTAAAATAGCTGTATTAAACGAAGACCATGAGATCTTGTTCGCTGATTATGAGCGGCATTTTGCAAACATACAGGAAACACTGGCAGGCCTTTTAAAGAAGGCCTTTGATAAGTTGGGCCCTATGGAAATACGCCCTGCCATCACAGGCTCTGGTGGATTAACTCTGTCCAAGCATTTAAAGGTTCCCTTTGTCCAGGAGGTTGTATCGGTCGCAACCTCTCTTAAGGATTATGCCCCACAGACCGACGTGGCAATCGAACTCGGCGGAGAAGATGCAAAAATTATTTACTTCACCGGCGGCATTGACCAGCGTATGAATGGGATCTGTGCCGGTGGCACCGGGTCCTTTATCGATCAGATGGCAGCGCTTTTACAGACCGATGCCTCCGGTTTAAATGAATATGCGGCCAATTATAAGGCCATTTACCCCATTGCCGCGCGCTGCGGCGTATTTGCTAAAACGGACATCCAGCCGCTTATCAATGAAGGGGCTACCAGAGAAGATCTTGCCGCTTCCATTTTTCAGGCAGTAGTGAATCAGACCATCAGCGGTCTGGCTTGCGGAAAGCCCATCAGGGGCCATGTAGCCTTCTTAGGCGGCCCGCTCCATTTCCTTCCGGAGCTTCAGAAGGCATTTGTCCGCACCCTCCATTTATCCGGAGATGAGATCATCGCTCCGGAGCATTCCCACTTATTTGCTGCCATCGGTGCGGCCATGAATGCAGAGGAAACACAAGAAGGGAACATCTCCCTGGAAGAACTGATTGAACGCTTATCTTCCGGCATCCGGATGGAATTTGAAGTAAAGCGCATGGAACCACTGTTTGCGGATCAGGCTGATTTCGACGCGTTCATAGACCGTCACAACAGCCACTGCGTTAAAACGGGTGATCTATCCACCTACCATGGAAAATGCTTTTTAGGGATCGATGCAGGTTCCACCACCACTAAGGTGGCTCTAGTAGGCGAAGACGGCACCCTGTTATATAAATTTTACAGCAGCAACAACGGAAGCCCGCTTGCAACAGCGATCCGGGCTATGAGTGAAATCAAAGAACAATTGCCAAAGGACAGCCAGATCGTATGGTCCTGTTCGACTGGATACGGAGAAGCCCTCTTAAAATCAGCGTTCCTGCTTGATGAAGGAGAAGTGGAGACCATCTCCCACTACTATGCGGCAGCCTTCTTTGAACCAAAGGTTGACTGCATCCTGGATATCGGCGGTCAGGACATGAAATGCATCCGCATTAAAAACGGCACTGTGGACAGTGTCCAGCTGAACGAGGCATGCTCCTCGGGCTGCGGCTCTTTTATCGAAACCTTTGCCAACTCTCTAAACTACCAGGTAGAGAATTTTGCACAGGAAGCCATATTTGCCAAGAACCCCACCGACTTAGGGACCAGATGCACGGTATTCATGAATTCCAACGTAAAGCAGGCCCAAAAGGAAGGGGCCGAGGTATCCGATATTTCTGCAGGGCTTGCTTATTCAGTCATTAAAAATGCTCTGTTTAAAGTAATAAAAATTACAAATGCTTCTGATTTAGGCCAGCATGTGGTGGTCCAGGGCGGTACTTTCTATAACAATGCCGTTTTAAGAAGCTTTGAAAAGATAGCAGGCTGTGAAGCCATCAGGCCTGATATTGCAGGCATCATGGGAGCCTTTGGCGCCGCTCTTATCGCAAGAGAACGCTACGAGGAATCCAAAACAACCACCATGCTGAGCCTGGATAAGATTCTGGGACTACATTACGAAACCTCCATGGCCCGGTGCAAGGGCTGTACCAACAACTGTGTCCTTACCGTTAACCGTTTTGACGGAGGCCGCCAGTTTATCACAGGAAACCGCTGTGAACGAGGCCTTGGTAAAGAAAAAGCAAAAAGGGAAATACCAAACCTCTTTGATTATAAAAACCGCCGTATGTTTGATTACGAGCCCCTTAGTCCGGATCTTGCAGAGCGGGGCACCATCGGCATTCCCAGGGTCTTAAACATGTATGAAAACTACCCCTTCTGGGCTGTTTTCTTTAAGGAACTGAAATTCCGGACCGTGCTCTCCCCTCAGTCCACCAGAAAGATCTATGAGCTTGGCATTGAATCCATACCAAGCGAATCGGAATGCTATCCGGCAAAGATCGCCCACGGACACATTGAATGGCTGATCAAGCAGGGAATTAAAACCATATTTTATCCCTGCATTCCCTATGAACGGAATGAAACCCCTGATGCAGGAAACCATTTTAACTGCCCTATCGTCACCTCCTACGCAGAGAACATCAAGAACAACGTGGAAGGTATTAAATCAGAAAATATCCGCTTTTTGAATCCGTTCATGGCTTTTACCAACGAAGAAATACTTACCGGACGCTTAACAGAGGTATTTGCAAAGGAATTCCAGATTCCGGCATCTGAAGTTGCAGCCGCCGCCGGGAAGGGCTGGGCCGAGCTTATGGCTTCCAGGTCCGATATGGAGAAAAAGGGGGAGGAAACTTTAAAGTGGCTGGAGGACAACGACCGGCATGGAATTGTGCTGGCAGGCCGCCCCTATCACGTGGATCCGGAAATCAACCATGGCATCCCGGAACTTATCACTTCCTATGGATTTGCAGTGCTTACGGAGGATTCCATTTCCCATCTGGCTGAAATTGAACGCCCTCTGGTGGTTACTGACCAGTGGATGTACCACACCAGGCTTTACCAGGCCGCCGCTCTTGTAAAAAAAGAGAGCCGCCTGGACTTGATCCAGCTGAATTCCTTTGGCTGCGGTCTGGATGCCGTTACCACAGACCAGGTTAATGACATCTTAACCGGCTCCGGCAAGATCTATACGGTTTTAAAGATCGATGAGGTCAATAACCTGGGAGCTGCCAGGATCCGCATTCGTTCCCTGATTGCGGCACTGCGGGTGCGTGACAAACGCCACTACGAGCAAAAGGTGGTTTCCAGCGCTTATCATAGGATTATGTTTACCAAAGAGATGAAGAAGGATTACACCATCCTGTGTCCTCAGATGTCTCCCCTTCATTTTGATTTAATTGAACCAGCCATCCGTTCCTTTGGCTACCGGGTGGAGGTCCTTCAAAACGACAACCGCTCTGCCATTGATACCGGGTTAAAATACGTAAACAACGATGCCTGCTATCCGTCCCTGATCGTGGTAGGCCAGATCATGGATGCACTTCTCTCCGGTAAATACGATTTAGACCGCACTGCGGTGTTCATGAGCCAGACCGGAGGCGGATGCCGGGCTTCCAATTATATCGGCTTCATCAGGCGCGCCCTGGAGAAAGCAGATATGGGGCATATCCCGGTCATTTCCGTCAATGCAAATAACATGGAGTCAAACCCTGGATTCACCATCACCCTGCCCATGCTGACAAAGGCCATGCAGGCAGTGGTATACGGCGACGTCTTTATGAGAGTGTTATATGCAACACGCCCCTATGAGAAGGTACCAGGCTCAGCCAACTCCCTTCATGACAAATGGAAAGAGGTGTGCATCGAATCCCTGTCCAGGAAATCTCCGGACATGATGACCTTCTCCCGTAACATAAAGGGAATTATCAGGGATTTTGACAATCTTCCAAGAACTGCCGTTCAGAAGCCCAAGGTAGGAATCGTAGGAGAAATCCTTGTTAAGTTTTCACCTCTGGCTAACAATCACATTGTAGAGCTGCTGGAATCAGAAGGTGCGGAAGCTGTTATGCCGGACCTGATGGACTTCCTTTTATACTGCTTCTACAACAATAACTTTAAGGCCCAGAAATTAGGCGGCAAAAAAACCACCGCAGCCTTATCCAATATGGGAATCTCCCTGCTTGAATATTTCCGCAGGACTGCAAAGAAGGAGCTGTTAAAGAGCAAACACTTCACAGCCCCGGCCCACATCGGAAATCTGGCGGATATGGCAAAGGAATTCGTATCCATCGGAAACCAGACCGGCGAAGGTTGGTTTTTGACCGGAGAAATGCTGGAGCTGATCCACAGCGGCACCAATAATATCGTGTGCACCCAGCCCTTTGGCTGCCTCCCCAACCACATCGTTGGAAAGGGTGTCATAAAAGAGCTGCGGAAAGCTTATCCTGATTCCAATATCATTGCCGTGGATTATGATCCCGGCGCAAGTGAGGTAAACCAGTTAAACCGTATTAAGCTGATGCTCTCTACTGCCCAGAAAAATATGCGCAGAGGGGAAAATCCATCAGAGACGATATAA
- a CDS encoding DUF4312 family protein: protein MTKPITEEMEMTLQIEGRGQTKEQALNAAFSNLKNEVGGTPLRIEPLDAEVLEADEIQYTERFLFLFFRRTRFEYFLRLRVRVRVVCIKMESIPFKRKTNKSIFR, encoded by the coding sequence GTGACAAAACCAATAACCGAAGAAATGGAAATGACTCTGCAGATCGAAGGCAGAGGCCAGACAAAGGAGCAAGCCTTAAACGCAGCGTTTTCTAATTTAAAAAATGAGGTTGGCGGCACTCCGCTGCGCATAGAACCGCTTGATGCAGAGGTTTTAGAGGCCGACGAAATACAGTATACAGAGCGTTTTCTGTTCCTGTTTTTTAGAAGAACCCGCTTTGAATACTTTCTGCGGCTGCGTGTACGGGTACGGGTGGTATGTATAAAAATGGAAAGCATACCCTTTAAGCGAAAAACAAACAAATCAATTTTCCGGTAA